One window from the genome of Paracoccus marcusii encodes:
- a CDS encoding glycosyltransferase: MHAHHVVILMATWQGAPHLGTQLDSIAAQTHADWSLIVSDDGSTDETRQIVERFAADRPAGQVRLVDGPRAGATRNFLSLLDHVPPDASAAFCDQDDQWLPHKLARAVSALQGLAGPAHYAARTIITDADLRPLAPSRRFLRPLGFRNALVQACMAGNTSVFNRHAVALLQHAAPHAMRAGVISHDWWAYQVSAGYGATLIHDPEPGLLYRQHARSEVGRNDTLPALAARLRKLMAGQFGGWLRANRASLLPLDLPSDSRATLAHLGRMLDSTGPQAMMAMRRGGFYRQTRPGTAALALSALTGALRA; encoded by the coding sequence TTGCACGCGCATCACGTGGTGATCCTGATGGCGACCTGGCAGGGCGCGCCGCATCTGGGCACGCAGCTGGACAGCATCGCGGCACAGACGCACGCGGATTGGTCGCTGATCGTGTCCGATGATGGGTCGACCGATGAAACCCGGCAGATCGTCGAACGGTTCGCGGCGGATCGGCCCGCAGGACAGGTGCGCCTGGTCGACGGACCGCGCGCGGGCGCCACGCGGAACTTCCTGTCGCTGCTGGATCACGTGCCCCCCGACGCATCGGCCGCGTTCTGCGATCAGGACGACCAGTGGCTGCCGCACAAGCTGGCCCGCGCAGTGTCCGCCCTGCAGGGGTTGGCCGGACCCGCCCATTACGCCGCCCGGACCATCATCACCGATGCGGACCTGCGCCCCCTGGCACCATCGCGCCGGTTCCTGCGTCCCTTGGGCTTTCGCAACGCGCTGGTCCAGGCCTGCATGGCGGGCAACACCTCGGTGTTCAACCGGCACGCCGTGGCGCTGCTGCAGCACGCCGCGCCGCATGCGATGCGGGCGGGGGTGATCTCTCATGACTGGTGGGCCTATCAGGTCAGCGCGGGCTACGGCGCGACGCTGATCCATGACCCGGAACCCGGGTTGCTGTACCGCCAGCATGCCCGATCCGAGGTCGGGCGCAACGATACCTTGCCTGCGCTGGCTGCGCGGCTGCGCAAGCTGATGGCCGGGCAGTTCGGCGGCTGGCTGCGGGCCAACCGCGCCAGCCTATTGCCCCTGGATCTTCCGTCCGACAGCCGCGCGACGCTGGCGCATCTGGGCCGGATGCTGGACAGCACCGGGCCGCAGGCCATGATGGCCATGCGGCGTGGCGGATTTTATCGGCAGACGCGGCCCGGGACGGCGGCCCTTGCGCTGTCGGCGCTGACCGGCGCCCTGCGCGCCTGA